A window of the Streptomyces sp. NBC_00454 genome harbors these coding sequences:
- a CDS encoding ABC transporter permease subunit: MRRQWPLLWLALYRRRRMLAALLVGMVVFEALIVVVANAIPPGQLFSAGGKGPPSAYRAFSGSSGDVSIASYPGLLGAGLTHPFWIAIQLTAIGSLAAAAVAADVESGTVELVMVRPVSRTRLLAERTAALVLAALSLNLAATLTVAVGVALSPDIHRAVPIGGVFAAGLMGLGFAVCLIGPAMAVSAAGRRRAQVVGATIAIGAVGFAVNFIALAWSPAASLRFLSPFHYYAPGDALAEGGVLWPQLGILVGAGVLGILLAHLLLRRRDLAP; the protein is encoded by the coding sequence GTGAGACGGCAATGGCCGCTCTTGTGGCTCGCCCTGTACCGGCGGCGCCGGATGCTGGCTGCCCTGCTCGTCGGGATGGTCGTGTTCGAGGCGCTCATCGTGGTGGTCGCCAATGCGATTCCTCCGGGGCAGCTCTTCTCCGCGGGCGGGAAGGGGCCACCCTCGGCCTACCGGGCCTTCAGCGGGTCCAGCGGCGACGTGTCGATCGCCAGCTACCCCGGGCTGCTGGGCGCCGGCCTCACGCACCCCTTCTGGATCGCCATCCAGCTCACCGCGATCGGTTCGCTCGCCGCGGCCGCCGTGGCCGCGGACGTGGAATCCGGGACGGTGGAACTCGTCATGGTGCGTCCCGTCAGCCGTACCCGGCTGCTGGCCGAGCGGACCGCCGCGCTGGTGCTCGCGGCGCTGTCCCTGAACCTTGCCGCGACCCTCACGGTCGCGGTGGGGGTGGCGCTGTCACCGGACATCCACCGGGCGGTGCCGATCGGCGGGGTGTTCGCCGCCGGGCTCATGGGCCTCGGCTTCGCCGTGTGCCTGATCGGGCCGGCGATGGCCGTGTCGGCGGCGGGACGACGGCGGGCCCAGGTGGTCGGCGCGACCATCGCGATCGGGGCCGTCGGCTTCGCCGTCAACTTCATCGCACTGGCCTGGTCGCCCGCAGCATCGCTGAGGTTTCTCAGCCCCTTCCACTACTACGCCCCGGGCGACGCCCTGGCCGAAGGCGGCGTGCTCTGGCCCCAGCTCGGGATCCTGGTCGGAGCGGGAGTGCTGGGCATCCTGCTGGCCCATCTGCTGCTCCGACGCCGGGACCTCGCGCCCTGA